In Desulfitobacterium chlororespirans DSM 11544, the following are encoded in one genomic region:
- a CDS encoding methyl-accepting chemotaxis protein — MKRIKYKILLSFLISSGLLIGLFGAYNIVSLIGWNQLEGQSIKKMLYDDYDNVIKSEVETAVHLVDFYYKQCQEGLMTEAEAQETAKKAVKELRYGSEGYFWIDDVHGILVAHPMLPDQEGTDRRELTDPNGVKLIQQLLKAAQENENGGYSDYMWEKPNDVGTNELSPKRAYSKEFQPWNWVISTGNYVDTIDALIQEKNQELGNHLRQIVMVSVLITAAALIILAVISLQISRRISDPLNALVKAFEKDANGQIYIQEINHTSEDEIGLLAKTLNELSAQLRNFISGAQNGVQDLTQQANDFNSLAGRVEDTVQDSAEKTARINELMEAVAASTGEITRAIAEIDAALTSISQRAEEGAVSSHEVSDRAQKLQDDSNHSIKKTKAIYDTTRSGVEQAISEVKKVEEMIHLLSEINAIADQTDLLALNAAIESARAGEAGRGFAVVADEIRKLAESTALTVQKIEGISRQVIVSVDKLVDNIRQVLVFIEKDVLANYDNMVSVGAKYASDAKHINAIMLELSSTSEEISASTNEVSTRTGEVSGSISASAESVEGIFQQTEMILDHMKEIKSNSENNLATVTDLKQYIDKFKI; from the coding sequence GTGAAAAGAATTAAATACAAAATACTATTATCTTTTTTAATTTCTTCAGGTCTCTTAATCGGCCTGTTTGGCGCTTATAACATTGTCAGTCTGATAGGCTGGAATCAGCTGGAGGGACAATCCATTAAAAAAATGCTGTATGATGATTACGATAATGTGATCAAAAGTGAAGTGGAGACCGCAGTCCATCTTGTGGATTTTTATTATAAACAATGCCAAGAGGGTCTGATGACAGAAGCAGAAGCCCAGGAAACGGCTAAAAAGGCAGTCAAGGAATTGCGCTATGGGAGCGAAGGATATTTTTGGATTGATGATGTTCATGGTATTCTCGTTGCCCATCCCATGCTTCCGGATCAGGAAGGAACGGATCGCCGGGAACTGACCGATCCTAACGGAGTCAAGTTGATCCAACAGCTGCTCAAGGCGGCCCAGGAAAATGAAAACGGCGGGTATTCAGACTATATGTGGGAAAAACCCAATGATGTGGGGACAAACGAACTCAGCCCGAAACGAGCCTATTCCAAGGAATTTCAGCCCTGGAACTGGGTAATCAGCACGGGGAATTATGTCGACACGATTGATGCTTTGATACAGGAGAAAAATCAGGAATTAGGGAACCATCTCAGGCAAATCGTCATGGTATCTGTTCTGATTACTGCCGCTGCATTGATTATTCTGGCAGTCATTAGTTTACAAATCAGCCGGAGAATTTCCGATCCCCTCAACGCCCTGGTCAAGGCCTTCGAAAAAGATGCCAACGGGCAGATTTACATACAGGAAATCAACCATACTTCTGAGGACGAAATAGGCTTGCTGGCGAAAACCCTCAATGAACTGTCCGCTCAGTTAAGAAATTTTATCAGCGGCGCACAAAACGGTGTACAAGATCTGACGCAACAAGCCAATGATTTCAATTCTTTAGCAGGGCGGGTAGAAGATACTGTCCAGGATTCGGCGGAAAAGACTGCCAGAATCAATGAATTGATGGAAGCGGTGGCGGCCTCTACCGGCGAAATCACCCGGGCTATTGCGGAGATTGATGCAGCATTGACCTCCATCTCCCAAAGAGCAGAAGAAGGGGCGGTTTCTTCCCATGAAGTAAGTGATAGGGCGCAAAAACTACAGGATGATTCGAACCATTCTATTAAAAAAACTAAGGCAATATACGATACAACCCGTTCCGGTGTGGAGCAGGCCATATCCGAAGTGAAAAAAGTAGAGGAAATGATTCACCTTTTAAGTGAGATAAACGCCATTGCCGATCAAACGGACTTGTTGGCCTTAAACGCTGCCATTGAAAGCGCCAGAGCCGGAGAAGCCGGTCGAGGATTTGCGGTTGTTGCCGATGAGATAAGAAAACTGGCGGAAAGTACGGCGTTGACCGTGCAAAAAATTGAAGGGATCTCTCGTCAGGTCATTGTTTCCGTGGATAAACTGGTGGACAATATCCGGCAGGTTCTGGTGTTTATTGAAAAAGATGTGCTTGCTAATTATGACAACATGGTAAGTGTAGGGGCGAAGTATGCCAGTGATGCCAAACATATCAATGCCATCATGCTGGAATTAAGTTCTACTTCCGAGGAAATCAGCGCGTCAACCAATGAAGTATCCACAAGAACAGGCGAGGTTTCCGGCAGTATTTCAGCAAGTGCCGAAAGCGTTGAGGGGATTTTCCAGCAAACCGAAATGATCTTGGACCATATGAAGGAGATTAAAAGCAATTCAGAAAATAATTTGGCTACAGTGACAGATCTGAAACAATATATCGATAAATTTAAAATTTAA
- a CDS encoding GGDEF domain-containing protein, translating into MVFNTLAEALTIIQALESANTSICITDTDHKIIYESSKSGYKLNLSPDHLNKLETGFYHSANAAFRVLLNDNSLTTITTLPVLIAGRPYSLEFKQLIRQNTYFSLESYHFENLSIHQIKEMAITDSLTKLYNRRYIDERLPIDIQSSFELARPLSILFIDIDYFKKINDQNGHAAGDQVLQKLALLLQKQLRRGSGWVARYGGDELLICLPGSGKKVARSIANRLREAIEHCPFYFKGKAINITCSIGVQTIFKDSGVVNIAELIAMADHNLYQAKNEGRNKVH; encoded by the coding sequence ATGGTTTTTAATACTTTAGCAGAAGCCTTAACCATCATTCAGGCACTGGAATCGGCAAATACATCGATTTGCATTACCGACACTGACCATAAGATCATTTATGAGAGCTCGAAGAGCGGGTATAAGCTGAATCTCTCCCCTGATCATCTTAATAAGCTTGAAACTGGCTTCTACCATTCTGCAAATGCTGCCTTTAGAGTTCTGTTAAATGATAACTCCCTTACTACCATAACTACACTACCTGTCCTCATTGCCGGCAGACCTTATTCATTGGAATTCAAACAACTTATCCGGCAAAATACGTATTTTAGCCTGGAATCTTACCACTTCGAAAATTTATCCATCCATCAAATCAAGGAAATGGCGATCACAGACTCCCTTACCAAACTTTATAATCGACGATATATCGACGAACGGCTGCCTATTGATATACAAAGTTCTTTTGAGCTGGCTCGGCCCTTAAGTATTCTCTTTATAGATATCGATTATTTCAAAAAGATCAATGACCAAAATGGACACGCAGCAGGGGACCAGGTGCTTCAAAAACTGGCTCTGCTCCTGCAAAAGCAGCTTCGCAGAGGAAGCGGCTGGGTTGCCCGGTACGGCGGCGACGAACTCCTCATCTGTCTGCCGGGCAGTGGCAAAAAAGTCGCCAGAAGCATTGCCAACCGACTCAGAGAAGCGATTGAACATTGTCCTTTTTATTTTAAAGGAAAAGCCATAAATATTACCTGCAGTATAGGCGTCCAAACAATCTTCAAAGATTCCGGCGTTGTCAACATAGCGGAATTGATAGCTATGGCAGACCATAATCTATATCAAGCCAAGAACGAAGGACGTAATAAAGTGCACTAA
- the spo0A gene encoding sporulation transcription factor Spo0A, whose translation MQKPIRVLLADDNREFVEVLKEYIVRQADMQLVGIAYHGNEALDLIYREQPDLVVLDIIMPHLDGLGVLEKLQDDIKKPRVIILTAFGQENMTQRAVQLGADYFILKPFDLETLGKRIRQLQGLIPLVKYESPGNGAATASSIAATSSSSAVGANTRNLEVEVTRMIHQMGVPAHVKGYQYLRDAIVCVVQEVSLLGAVTKELYPMIAEKYNTTPSRVERAIRHAIELAWDRGNIEFMNRFFGYTINVDRGKPTNSEFIAMVADKLRMAKML comes from the coding sequence ATGCAAAAACCCATCAGAGTTTTATTAGCCGATGATAATCGGGAGTTTGTTGAGGTTTTAAAGGAGTATATTGTACGCCAGGCGGATATGCAACTGGTGGGAATTGCTTACCATGGTAACGAAGCCTTAGACCTGATCTACCGTGAGCAGCCTGACTTGGTGGTCCTGGATATAATCATGCCTCATTTGGATGGTCTGGGAGTTTTGGAAAAACTTCAGGATGATATTAAGAAACCTCGCGTGATTATACTTACTGCTTTTGGGCAAGAAAATATGACGCAAAGAGCTGTTCAACTGGGAGCGGATTATTTTATTCTCAAACCCTTTGACCTGGAAACACTGGGCAAAAGAATCCGCCAACTGCAGGGACTTATTCCTTTAGTAAAATATGAGAGTCCGGGAAATGGTGCAGCGACCGCCTCCTCTATTGCAGCGACCTCTTCTTCTTCGGCCGTTGGTGCGAATACACGTAATCTCGAAGTTGAAGTGACCCGCATGATCCATCAGATGGGTGTTCCCGCTCATGTTAAAGGATACCAGTATTTAAGAGATGCTATCGTCTGTGTGGTTCAGGAGGTATCACTCCTGGGAGCTGTGACGAAAGAACTGTATCCAATGATTGCGGAAAAGTACAATACTACTCCCAGCCGGGTGGAGCGAGCTATCCGCCATGCTATTGAGCTGGCTTGGGACCGTGGCAATATTGAATTTATGAATCGCTTTTTCGGCTATACCATCAATGTGGACAGGGGTAAACCCACCAATTCTGAATTCATCGCCATGGTGGCGGATAAATTAAGAATGGCGAAAATGCTGTAA
- the spoIIM gene encoding stage II sporulation protein M — protein sequence MRKLSEHIRQYWVIYLALVSVYLAGVIFGAVGVGALNTGETQELSGFLDKLLASQPTTLDTNFLIQLAREQFIIMAGIWLLGLTVIGTPLIFLIVFTRGFVFGFTLSFIIGMKGLWGLGLVLISILIPALAGIPFLLLGAGLATIFSMMLLKGKQVGESLRREFMYYSVATILVSLGAVFIGVSQGYFSILGVRFFNL from the coding sequence ATGCGTAAACTTAGCGAGCATATCCGACAATATTGGGTGATTTATCTGGCTCTGGTCAGTGTCTATCTGGCAGGTGTCATCTTCGGAGCAGTGGGTGTGGGAGCGTTAAACACTGGAGAAACTCAGGAACTCAGCGGTTTTCTGGACAAGCTGCTGGCCAGCCAGCCTACCACTCTTGACACCAACTTCCTTATTCAGCTGGCCAGGGAGCAATTTATCATTATGGCTGGTATCTGGTTGCTTGGTTTGACCGTCATCGGGACCCCTTTGATTTTTCTCATCGTATTTACGAGAGGCTTTGTGTTTGGCTTCACCTTGAGCTTCATTATTGGCATGAAAGGCCTGTGGGGATTAGGGCTTGTCTTGATTTCCATCTTGATTCCGGCCTTGGCGGGGATCCCCTTTCTCCTTCTGGGGGCGGGTTTGGCTACCATCTTCTCCATGATGCTCTTAAAAGGTAAACAAGTTGGAGAGTCTTTGCGGCGGGAGTTTATGTATTATTCCGTAGCCACTATTCTGGTCTCTCTGGGAGCCGTCTTCATCGGGGTTTCCCAAGGGTATTTCTCTATTTTGGGCGTGCGTTTCTTTAACCTGTGA
- a CDS encoding methionyl aminopeptidase, with the protein MSDKLGRNEECWCGSGQKYKKCHANIEEKIKSYAAKGFETPDRSLLKTQKQIEGIRESSKINIALLDYIGDFVVEGVTTEDLDRLIYNKTKELGGIPATLNYKGYQKSSCISVNDIVCHGVPSGGGKLGNGDIVNIDVSTLYKGFYSDSSRMFCIGEVSAEKRKLVTVAKECTELGVQEVKPWRFLGDVGQAVNDHAKKNGYTVVKEIGGHGIGEKFHEDPWVGYVSKRGTGMLLVPGLIFTVEPMINMGKAGIVLDQNDGWTVYTTDGKPSAQWEKTVLVTDTGCEILTY; encoded by the coding sequence ATGTCAGACAAATTAGGCAGGAATGAAGAGTGTTGGTGTGGCAGCGGACAAAAGTACAAAAAGTGTCATGCCAACATAGAAGAAAAAATAAAGAGCTATGCCGCAAAAGGCTTTGAAACACCGGACCGCAGTTTACTGAAAACCCAAAAACAGATTGAGGGCATCCGCGAGAGCAGTAAAATCAATATAGCCTTGCTGGACTATATAGGGGATTTTGTCGTCGAAGGTGTAACTACCGAAGACCTTGATCGGCTCATCTATAACAAGACAAAGGAACTGGGCGGAATACCTGCAACCCTGAACTACAAGGGATATCAAAAAAGCAGTTGTATCTCTGTCAATGACATAGTATGTCATGGTGTCCCATCAGGGGGGGGAAAGCTGGGAAACGGGGATATAGTCAACATTGACGTTTCCACTCTCTACAAGGGCTTTTATTCAGATTCATCACGCATGTTTTGTATTGGTGAAGTCTCTGCTGAAAAAAGAAAACTTGTCACGGTGGCAAAAGAATGCACTGAGCTGGGAGTGCAAGAGGTTAAACCATGGCGATTTCTTGGTGATGTGGGGCAAGCGGTGAATGACCATGCCAAAAAGAATGGCTATACTGTTGTGAAAGAGATAGGCGGACATGGGATTGGGGAAAAGTTCCATGAAGATCCCTGGGTGGGCTATGTATCTAAACGGGGTACAGGAATGTTGCTTGTACCTGGGCTGATTTTCACTGTAGAACCGATGATCAATATGGGCAAGGCAGGAATAGTTCTCGACCAAAACGATGGCTGGACGGTTTATACAACCGATGGCAAGCCCTCTGCCCAATGGGAAAAGACGGTTCTTGTTACGGATACAGGATGCGAAATATTGACGTATTAA
- a CDS encoding beta-propeller domain-containing protein, which yields MKRQKMGLVLVMACLITLLGWNAYQTKTIAASGDKKIGAEGPQEVGQEVPVEPLPTVGSFENFKKLMAEAQSHTQNIMMYSGGDMAAAESVLRAPADSSAMGGLLNGDGAARAGSVVQNGKPDYSETNVQVQGVDEADTVKTDGEYIYKITDNQLIIAKAYPVEEMEVVATLQFDGEVHPLEMYVDDRHLTVILNQSYDWRQVYPAPAPPFENSVKVLIYDLADRSNLKQVREIELDGSYLSSRKIGDILYLVNNKYISLYRLQEQPEALMTPGYRDSLEGGEIQRIGYEEICYFPGSPQPNYLLIAGIDLGNLSTKKTEVKTYLGAGQNIYSSLENLYGPYPNINTSKSSPFRSRLIRQAAIPLPYPE from the coding sequence GTGAAGAGGCAAAAGATGGGTTTGGTTCTGGTGATGGCTTGTTTAATCACCCTTTTGGGTTGGAATGCTTACCAGACGAAGACGATAGCAGCAAGCGGCGATAAAAAAATAGGGGCGGAAGGGCCGCAAGAGGTAGGGCAGGAGGTGCCGGTGGAACCGCTGCCGACTGTGGGTTCTTTTGAAAACTTCAAGAAACTGATGGCGGAAGCCCAATCCCATACTCAGAATATCATGATGTACAGCGGTGGCGATATGGCTGCTGCTGAGAGTGTTTTACGAGCTCCAGCCGATTCTTCTGCAATGGGGGGGCTTTTAAACGGTGATGGTGCCGCGAGGGCCGGCTCCGTCGTTCAAAATGGTAAGCCGGATTATTCCGAAACCAATGTTCAGGTCCAGGGTGTAGATGAGGCCGATACGGTTAAAACAGACGGGGAATACATCTATAAGATCACCGATAATCAGCTGATCATCGCCAAAGCCTATCCGGTGGAGGAGATGGAAGTCGTTGCTACACTGCAGTTTGACGGGGAAGTCCATCCGCTGGAGATGTATGTGGACGACCGGCATCTGACCGTTATTCTCAACCAAAGCTATGACTGGCGACAAGTTTATCCGGCACCGGCTCCTCCTTTTGAAAACAGTGTCAAGGTTCTGATCTATGATCTGGCTGATCGCAGCAATCTCAAACAGGTCAGGGAAATAGAGCTTGACGGAAGCTATCTTTCCTCAAGAAAAATCGGCGATATTCTCTATCTGGTCAATAATAAATACATTTCCCTTTACCGGCTGCAGGAGCAACCGGAGGCGCTGATGACCCCCGGCTATCGGGACAGTCTTGAAGGCGGGGAGATTCAGCGGATCGGTTATGAAGAAATATGCTATTTTCCGGGGTCTCCTCAACCGAATTACCTGCTGATTGCCGGAATTGATCTCGGCAATCTGAGTACCAAAAAGACGGAAGTAAAAACTTATCTGGGAGCCGGTCAGAATATCTACAGTTCCTTAGAAAATCTCTATGGGCCGTACCCGAATATAAATACGAGCAAGTCCAGCCCCTTCCGGAGCCGGCTGATACGGCAGGCAGCAATACCTCTGCCATATCCAGAATGA
- a CDS encoding FeoA family protein, whose product MTTQTIGLPIGNMNGSALAPAAGSMPLAMVAPGEEVKVVSIKGRDNTKRFLENLGFIEGAVISVVTELAGNVIVAVKDTRVAVNKSLATRILTVKV is encoded by the coding sequence ATGACAACACAAACTATTGGTCTCCCAATTGGAAACATGAATGGATCCGCTTTGGCACCTGCTGCAGGTTCAATGCCCTTAGCCATGGTAGCTCCCGGTGAGGAAGTCAAAGTCGTTTCTATCAAAGGAAGAGACAACACCAAACGCTTTTTGGAGAACTTAGGCTTTATAGAAGGAGCAGTGATCTCCGTGGTCACTGAGCTTGCCGGTAATGTCATTGTTGCTGTTAAGGATACTCGGGTTGCAGTGAATAAATCCCTGGCAACACGGATTCTTACGGTTAAAGTATAA
- a CDS encoding beta-propeller domain-containing protein, translated as MPAEVNTSVYKFNLQAGDTKYLGMGSVPGNILNQFSMDEHNGYFRIATTLQKLPIRTGEAELTNNLYILDQNMKQAGKIENIAPGEKIYSVRFMGDRGYMVTFKTVDPLFVLDLKDPNRPVILGELKIPGYSNYLHPYDENHIIGFGKEAIEVEEPHWSGEGTVKNAYYLGMKVALFDVSDVNNPQEKFKIEIGDRGTESELFSNHKALLFDQEKGILAFPVTVCDIDPATVSKDDYLAQKDPRLAYGQPVFQGAFVYNLSAEKGFTLKGMITHHPPGAVVNLQKAGRYDYNRDISRSLTIGDTIYTLSNSYLKANDLNTLKMQGGLEIRN; from the coding sequence ATGCCGGCAGAAGTGAACACCAGCGTTTATAAATTCAATTTGCAGGCTGGAGATACAAAGTATTTAGGGATGGGCAGCGTACCCGGCAATATCCTCAATCAGTTCAGCATGGATGAGCATAACGGCTATTTCCGGATTGCAACCACCCTTCAGAAATTGCCGATCCGGACAGGAGAAGCGGAGCTGACCAATAATCTTTATATTTTGGATCAGAACATGAAGCAAGCAGGGAAAATAGAAAACATCGCTCCCGGAGAGAAAATCTACTCGGTTCGTTTTATGGGTGATAGAGGCTATATGGTCACCTTTAAAACAGTGGATCCCTTGTTCGTTCTGGACTTAAAAGATCCGAATCGTCCCGTTATTCTCGGTGAACTTAAGATCCCGGGCTACAGCAATTACCTCCATCCTTATGATGAGAATCATATTATCGGCTTTGGCAAAGAAGCCATAGAAGTGGAAGAACCTCACTGGTCCGGAGAAGGAACGGTGAAAAATGCCTATTATCTTGGTATGAAGGTGGCTCTCTTTGATGTCAGTGATGTGAACAACCCCCAGGAGAAATTTAAGATTGAAATCGGGGACAGGGGAACAGAGTCGGAATTGTTCTCTAACCATAAGGCCCTTCTTTTCGATCAAGAGAAAGGCATCCTGGCCTTCCCGGTGACGGTCTGCGATATCGACCCGGCCACCGTAAGCAAAGATGATTACCTGGCTCAAAAAGACCCGCGCCTGGCCTATGGGCAGCCGGTTTTCCAAGGAGCCTTTGTCTATAATCTTTCTGCTGAGAAGGGCTTCACCCTGAAAGGGATGATAACCCACCATCCTCCGGGAGCAGTGGTGAATCTTCAAAAGGCTGGGCGCTATGATTACAACCGGGATATTTCCCGCAGCCTCACTATTGGAGATACGATTTACACTTTATCCAACAGCTATTTGAAAGCTAATGACTTAAACACTCTGAAGATGCAGGGAGGATTGGAGATTCGTAACTAG
- a CDS encoding endonuclease Q family protein, with protein MTNYYADLHIHIGQSLDGKAVKITAAKTMNLPGVIQVARDIKGLSMIGIIDAQSQGVREDFRTLLQEGVLQPLEGGGYTAQGLIIIPGTEIELSLGTGAAHFLAYFPTLNHLENYIRKLRPYVKNWQLSSQKAHLGVEQWLEAVAAGEGIWLPAHAFTPHKGIYGNCCESLLDVLPGMPLALEIGLSADRQMARSIRELGQAVLFSNSDAHSLPKIAREYNLLSLAEGSFLGLQELVYKIKGEVLVNYGLPPVFGKYHRTYCLVCEKVVEGEPPLLECPACGGRQVVMGVLDRLVSIADAEITSEPDPRYIYQLPLKDLPGIGPKMVRNLLQHFGTEMNVLHQVPREELVKVAGEKAARWIELSRQGKLLFQAGGGGVFGKVVDILS; from the coding sequence GTGACCAATTATTACGCGGATCTTCATATTCACATCGGCCAAAGCTTAGATGGCAAAGCAGTCAAGATTACAGCGGCCAAGACCATGAATCTGCCCGGCGTCATCCAGGTAGCCCGTGATATCAAAGGTCTTTCCATGATCGGGATCATCGATGCCCAATCCCAGGGAGTGCGGGAGGATTTCCGCACCTTGCTTCAGGAAGGGGTACTCCAACCCCTTGAGGGGGGAGGATATACGGCCCAAGGATTGATCATTATCCCAGGTACGGAAATTGAACTCTCGCTGGGGACGGGGGCGGCACATTTTCTTGCTTATTTCCCGACCTTGAACCATCTGGAAAACTATATCCGTAAATTGCGGCCCTATGTGAAGAACTGGCAGCTCAGCTCGCAAAAAGCTCATCTGGGTGTGGAACAATGGCTGGAAGCTGTAGCGGCTGGGGAGGGTATCTGGCTGCCCGCCCACGCCTTTACACCCCACAAAGGGATTTATGGCAATTGCTGTGAAAGCCTTCTTGATGTTTTGCCAGGAATGCCTCTTGCCCTGGAGATTGGTCTGAGCGCGGACCGGCAAATGGCACGTTCCATCCGCGAATTGGGTCAGGCCGTGCTTTTCAGCAATTCAGATGCCCACTCTCTGCCTAAGATCGCCCGGGAGTATAATCTGCTGAGTTTGGCCGAGGGATCCTTTCTGGGACTGCAGGAACTGGTCTATAAGATTAAGGGAGAAGTTTTGGTCAACTATGGGCTGCCCCCTGTGTTTGGCAAATACCACCGTACCTATTGCTTGGTTTGCGAAAAGGTCGTTGAAGGGGAGCCGCCCTTGCTGGAATGTCCTGCTTGCGGGGGCCGGCAGGTGGTCATGGGTGTATTGGATCGCTTGGTCAGTATTGCCGATGCCGAAATTACGTCTGAACCGGATCCGCGGTATATTTATCAGTTGCCCCTTAAGGATTTGCCGGGAATCGGACCGAAAATGGTGCGGAATTTACTCCAGCATTTTGGGACGGAGATGAATGTGCTTCATCAGGTCCCCAGAGAAGAGCTGGTGAAGGTAGCGGGGGAAAAGGCTGCCCGCTGGATAGAGCTTTCCCGCCAGGGAAAGCTTCTCTTTCAGGCGGGTGGGGGAGGAGTATTTGGCAAGGTAGTGGACATACTTTCCTAG
- a CDS encoding helix-turn-helix domain-containing protein codes for MSVQTIEAMAKWVEDNIAKNPTLTEMSAYVGYSPYYCSAKFREHIGVTYKQFLARCRLKAAAGDLANTNDKITEIAFRYGYSSSESLTRAFVAAFKCSPSQFRKSLPNIPVSEG; via the coding sequence ATGTCTGTGCAGACAATCGAAGCAATGGCCAAATGGGTGGAGGATAATATCGCCAAGAATCCAACCTTGACAGAAATGTCGGCATATGTGGGCTATTCCCCCTATTATTGTTCGGCAAAGTTTCGCGAACATATCGGCGTGACCTATAAACAATTTCTGGCCCGGTGCAGGCTTAAGGCCGCCGCTGGCGATTTGGCCAATACCAATGATAAAATAACGGAAATTGCCTTTCGGTATGGTTATTCCTCATCCGAATCATTGACAAGGGCCTTTGTGGCTGCATTCAAATGTTCTCCAAGTCAATTCCGCAAATCTTTGCCGAATATACCGGTTTCAGAGGGATAA
- a CDS encoding NUDIX domain-containing protein, whose amino-acid sequence MSDHFIQQKAGVIEDAGLEEKCIEKEIIFAGRMLRMDRDTVRLPNGAETTREVVRHPGAVGILPFKGEELLLVRQYRYPIERITLEIPAGKLDPGEAPLACAERELREETGYGGTLEHLISIYTTPGFTDEVIHLYKATDLVWDPLQADEDEFLNVESVAWTKAKEMVLAGELRDAKTILGILLVLGKEQ is encoded by the coding sequence ATGAGTGATCACTTTATTCAACAAAAGGCCGGCGTGATTGAGGACGCGGGGCTGGAAGAGAAATGCATAGAAAAAGAAATCATTTTTGCCGGGCGTATGTTGAGAATGGACCGGGATACGGTTCGTTTGCCCAATGGGGCGGAAACTACCCGGGAAGTGGTTAGACATCCGGGTGCTGTAGGAATCTTACCCTTTAAAGGGGAGGAACTGCTCTTAGTGCGACAGTATCGTTATCCTATCGAGCGAATAACCCTGGAGATCCCGGCAGGGAAACTGGACCCGGGGGAAGCGCCTCTAGCTTGTGCGGAGCGTGAGTTAAGGGAAGAGACCGGCTATGGGGGGACATTGGAACATCTGATCAGTATCTATACCACTCCCGGCTTTACAGATGAAGTCATTCATCTTTATAAGGCGACGGATTTAGTCTGGGATCCCTTGCAGGCTGACGAGGATGAATTTTTAAATGTCGAGAGTGTTGCCTGGACGAAGGCAAAAGAAATGGTCCTGGCCGGAGAACTCCGTGATGCTAAGACCATACTGGGAATTTTGCTGGTATTGGGTAAAGAGCAGTGA
- a CDS encoding FeoA family protein: MSTLKDVKVGQTVTVVKLHSQGALKRRIMDMGLTKGTEVFVRKVAPLGDPIELNVRGYELSIRKEDAANIEVE; the protein is encoded by the coding sequence ATGTCTACCCTGAAGGATGTGAAGGTAGGTCAAACAGTAACGGTAGTAAAGCTCCATAGTCAAGGGGCTCTTAAACGCCGCATTATGGACATGGGTCTGACGAAAGGCACGGAGGTATTTGTGCGTAAAGTAGCACCTTTGGGAGATCCCATTGAGCTGAATGTTCGTGGGTATGAGCTTTCCATTCGCAAAGAGGATGCCGCCAATATCGAAGTTGAGTAG
- a CDS encoding class I SAM-dependent methyltransferase, which translates to MRDNVYRFSRTNEPTIEALDIGYCLVVLHHLYDPGKAIKEMTRTLKPGGQLIIGDFGSHNYNLNPVKCSSSKVNLNHVLLYKRFQFKNPFAFFTWEKNLSPNFISK; encoded by the coding sequence GTGAGGGATAATGTCTACAGATTTAGCCGAACTAACGAACCAACCATTGAGGCCTTGGATATTGGGTATTGCCTGGTTGTGCTTCACCATCTTTACGATCCCGGTAAAGCGATCAAAGAAATGACCAGAACCCTTAAGCCTGGAGGTCAGCTGATTATCGGCGATTTTGGTTCTCACAATTACAATCTGAATCCAGTAAAATGTTCCTCTTCAAAAGTTAATTTGAACCATGTGTTACTATATAAACGTTTTCAATTCAAAAACCCTTTCGCTTTTTTCACATGGGAAAAAAATCTTTCACCTAATTTTATTTCAAAATAG
- a CDS encoding helix-turn-helix domain-containing protein produces MKKSYEIIRGLREDKDLRQRDIAEVIGTTQQHYSRCEQGECDLQTRAIIKLADFYDVSTDYLLGRTECQQGIDALNQSIVGAYTTGRLLTEVLSLNNIGRHAVIEYIGLQKLKEKIHETRE; encoded by the coding sequence ATGAAAAAATCCTATGAAATAATCCGCGGGCTTCGCGAAGATAAAGATTTGAGGCAACGGGATATTGCGGAAGTTATTGGCACAACCCAACAGCATTATTCCAGATGTGAGCAGGGAGAATGTGATCTTCAGACCCGGGCAATTATTAAATTGGCTGATTTTTACGATGTTTCAACAGATTATCTTTTAGGCAGAACGGAATGCCAGCAAGGGATTGACGCATTGAATCAATCTATTGTGGGAGCTTATACAACCGGACGCCTTTTAACCGAAGTACTCTCCTTAAATAATATCGGACGTCATGCGGTAATTGAGTATATCGGACTTCAGAAACTTAAAGAAAAAATTCATGAAACAAGAGAATAG